CAAAGTTTATTCTCTGTAGTTTGTTTGATATGACAACtttgagagagagggagagccagTGTGATAGCAACCGAAAGTCAGCAGAGAAGTCTGATAACAGATACCAGGATTCAGTGCCCCCAGCGTTTCAGAGGAGAATACTGCTCATTTTTTCACGAttttaaaaccacattttttttttacacttggcAATTTCTTTTCTGATTCATATTTGGCTGGGTGTTTGATAACACATTTTCTGTGGTTGGAAAACTCAGACCACATGTGTACATTTGCTTTAGCTGACTAAAATACTAACATACCTGAACAAACCCAAAGGGGAAGTCGGGAGCTGTCTCCCCGCCTGAGCCCTGGTGAAACGCCATCCTCCAGTCACCAATCATAGCAGGGAAGGAACAGTTGTACTTGTCTTGATGATAGTAAGTATTTGCCTCCCCTGGAAGTGACACATAGGTATACTATAGATGCATGATATGCATACATGTGGCTACACTGAACATTATGTTACCAGCGCAGGTAGTCTTACCTTGGTACCAGATGGCTCCTTTAATGGTCATGTTGAGCAGTGGATGGATCATTGAATTCCACAGGACTGAATTCTCTTTAGGATTATTAAAAGTGCTGAGAGcacaagaaaagtgtttttatactTGCATGTGTGTCGGTTACCACATACATTTTGTGACAGGCTAGCCGTATTgtgtttatcattattattattattatttttacatctttaccCGCTGTAATCTTCCTCTAGTAGTCCACACTTCTGCAGTGCTCTTGACGATGACCAGACTTCAACAGGTGTGCCTCCCCAACAGGACTCCACCAGTCCTATGGGGTACTGCAGCTTGTCATACAAGTAACGTCCAAAAAGCCAGCAGACCGCAGAGAACTCTGCCAGAGCTGGAAACACACCTGCCTGTTAATCAGTCCATCCCCAGAATGCAAGTAGGTGGTGGTACAATTATAGTTGTTGGAGCTATTTAGTTCTTGTTAgtatttagttgtctgtttagtttattattaataataagtatTGTTTGATTAGTCtagatgtttgtttattttgataatattttgttttgctagttaaccgtttagtttaatcatcattattgtttagcTTATTTAGTTtccatattatttttttgtgttttatggaatttgggttggcaccatgggcgcCTGATGTTATATAGGTAGGTGGGTAGGCAGAGGGCCGTCATGCACCTGGGTGGGCCTATGGTTTACCAGCACGAAGATAGGCAGCAGGAGCCAGGTTTCTTTGTTCTCTTTGTTTGCTTGCTCGCAATGGATGAAATAAACCTTTTGGAACTAACAATCATGCATGGACATCACCTTCTTTGCCTGCGTACACCACACGCCCATAgtgcatcagtggcattttgattaagtttgttttaagtttaattttgttattttttcggaCAAAATTGCCACTACAATAGTTGTACAgtaaaatgtatgcatgtttctATGTATGTTGCTATTGCATATTAGAACTGTCTCAGTTGTAGTTCAACCTGCCAAACTGAACATTTAGCTGCAAACACGTCTTTAAACACCTCtacaaattaatacatttaaaaaaatcttaagaCTTACTTGCTGGCGGCACAGACCAGGGAAGTTCTACGTGAATCAAATCATTCAGCTCAGTTTCACTCTTTTTCAAGGATGCCATAAAAGTCCTCACATGAGGATACTTCTCTGCAGTTTTCAGCTCCTCTGATGCATTGAAAATCTATTGGGAGAAAGAATGAATGCAAGAGTTCATTACacagtaaaatatgaataaatgcatacatacatatcgAAAAGTTAAGAAAGCTTGGTTCATAAaggttttatatttgtaaaactTTCCTCTGGCCGGGAAGTGACATCAACACAATTTAAAGTCGATGGGCTGATCTGGAACTTGCAGGTGGGAGCATCCAGACAAACATTAGTGTAAAATCAGTGGGCCAGTTGTCATTGGTTTTAATTTTGGCAATCTCTGAGTCTGGTATCCAAATCAACCCCACAAACAGGTTACTATGTTAGTAGTGAGCTCATGagatagacagacaggtggCTCAGCCTACCACTGATGTTTTAAGCCACATGTTGCTCTGCCCTCCACACAGCCAAACATCTCCAAACAGCACATCTGTCAGGACGGCTGCATCATTCTCAGTGACTGCTATCACAGTGTAGGGACCGCCAGCTTCAACAGGGTCAAGGGTGATTTTCCAGATACCTGTGAACAAAGAGGAAAACTCTCCGTTTTCTGTTAACCTTTGCATGTCTTTCATTTTACGAGTTGGATCACAGATTATCTTCTTGTGAAACTTCCACTTTTTCCAGACAACAGCATAACTGTCCTAACCATTGTGGTTACACAATAAAAAGCTCTGaatcaaaaatgcatttttaaatgaatctgTCCGTCCGGATCACTCAGTTTGACGTCTTCAGACTTCCCACCTACAAACAACTGGGTGCACTCACCTTTTgtgacagtgacagaggtttTCTGATCCACTTGTCCTGACAAGTAAAGGGTCACCTGTGCACTCTCAGGGCCGTAGCCCCACAGCACAGCTCTCTCTGGAGCCTTCTGCAGCACCATGTGGTCTCCATAGTAAGAGGCAAAGCGCAGCTTCGCATCTGGAAACacagtttaattattaaattagttAATTAGCGTGTAGAAggattaaatcacaatatattagGAGGATAACAGTGTGGATAGGAGAGGTCTTACATATGACTgacttttggttttaaaattttaagGCAGTgccaaaactaaatatttaagcTTGATTTGTCATGGCCAGGGATAACATGGCTTCTTTCAGTCTGTAAATTcctcctaaattcaccaaaagttgGCATTACATGATGTTACCTGTgcacataaacaaaaataacaataaactgcTTGATCaaatgttcagatttctgttttgaaaatatgcaaaatatgatattgttattttcatatttataggCTTCAGGAGGTTTGGCTTTATCAAATGATCAATTTTTTGTTCTGCAAATGtatgaaaaacattattattattattgtttgcaTATGTACAGGCTTCATGATATTTCAGAAAACgtaaatcttaatttaagtaaCTATCTGGGGAAGTTTTATGGCGGTATTATTATTCATATCCCCGTGTAACCAATGCTTGGGGATGACAAGCAGTTTTTGTAGACGGTACTCACCACTGTCGTATATAGAAgcaaaaagtataaaaacaacaCTCAGTATTACagatatgacaaaaaaacagaaaacgtAAACAAAAAGCTTAGTTCTCCTGTCAGGTATGGTCTGTATATCAGCCATGTCAGTCAGATTACACGTAAAATTAGACGTGAAACGGTGAGAATATAGACCTGCGTTATTTTCCGAACGAGTTATTCAAGTTTGTCCTGAGCTGCACTTTCTGACTGCgaaccttcacaataaaagacctTTGTGCCAACATAATAGAAATTCTCTTCAAATGTTGTTCCTTTTAAATGATATTAAATGTCTATTACGTATGTAAATAGTATCTAACCCAATAGTCAAAACATCTTAtttgaaaaaaaccccacaaatgtaaatgttaatttgcaagtagttttattgcacAGGTTCACATGTTTCTCAGTACAATACCCACATACCAATTATGGACATTCCACGAGTTACCAGTCACGTTGTAGTTTTGTTCTCCTTGTCCATATTGTTATTGAACAGAGCCCTTCTTTTCCATTGGAACAGATTAGGGACAAAATTCATTGTTtgaaaaaatgcattcaaaattGAAACTGAAGCTATCGATATGAAAATATCATAAAACAGTCAAAGCGGAGTAATTGGTAATCATAATTTTAAACAGGCCCATATTTAcaattgtgttgagtttaatTGTACGTTGTAAGATATTCCAGGTGGATGCAGCAGAGAAAATGacataatttaattttgaattGAAATGTTAATTGAAACATTTATAAGCCATCTCCAAGGCAAGAGAAATAAGTTAGGATGTTCAATTTATATTGaatgcaaaataaatgtttgatagtgtgtgtgtgtgtgtgtgtgtgttattattactattattattattattattcaatttttcttcttctctctcattcactcatGATATCAAAATACAGAATTATTTCAGTTACTGGACACTAATATCAATTTAAAAGATAGACTATGGGATCAAACCATTTAtcgaaaaaataaatacatgcatcAACAACAGGACAACAAATTGTGAACAAATTGCTTAAATTATTGATGTACATGCTGCTCCCTAGTGGTCTAAGAAGTacacaacataaaataaagacaacacaTATCAGGAGATTAAACTAAGATAAAAAAATCTGGAGACTGAcagattttatatattcattcaagcattttcaaaagtcCTCTAAGCTGGAATCAGTGAAAACTTGCCTAAAGAGCTTGAATGCGGACACTGTTAAAGTACACTGCtgtgtgatatttctgtccTGTCCTGCACCAGAGCTGTTCAAGAATCAACATCCTCTGTTGTAAACCTGGCGGTGGCTTTTCTTCCTTGAGTCATCTTCTCAAACACAGACAACTTGAGATGTTTACACacttttctgaaatgtttttggaataaataaaactcaTATTGGATAAACATTTCAAATATAGAAACTAGATCACATCTCAGCCCATTTCAGCTGTCAGTTACGCATGGAACAAAACTTGGGGAACACTTACAATAAGATACACAGAACTAAATGATCAAgtaattaatatttatacaaTGCATAATGATCAATTATGAAACTTTAAATCTGCCCAATCTAGCCCTCTGCAGGCTAGAGGTGGATTCTTATGAAGGCCAAAGTAATTAACATCTATAGACTAAAATAAcagcatgaaaaatgaaaagcagGTGTAACATTCATTATCCACCAGTTTACCAGCCAGGTGTTTATTTACCGAAGCATTTTACGAGTTTGCCTGTAGTAAAGATAAATGAACAGGCCGTGTTCTGTTGGCACGCTATTTAACACAAAACTTCATCACTTAAACAGAGATAAGTGATGGATATACACAGGAGAATGGGAAAGCTGTTGGCTGGAGCATAAAGTAATGAGAGAAAGTGAGGAGCAGAAACGTGTTCATGGAGTGTGAAGTAAGACGTGCGGGTCACTACATGTGTGTGACATGAAATGATTTCCCCTTTCCCTGCAGCTTTCTGTGTGCACCACCGTGTCAATTACATACCCCCTTCAAAGGCCAGTGATaatatttgaaatttgaaataacacatttatcttAATGCAAGCCCGAGGCTGAGGCTATATACAGTGTGTTCAGCCTCTGTGTTACTCACACTATAGATGTATATGAGACGTTAGATTAAAGGCTTTGTTCCTGTGCTTTTTCCCttgaatttactttttaatttcagtttccTCCTCTTGCCCATCCCTCGTCATCTGTTAACTGACACAGCTTCGTGACAGCATCTGTGAATGAGCTTCTAACACAGAGGCAGTTGAACATATGCCACTTTATGATGAAAAGAGAACAGAATGAGAATTATCCCTATGAACCGACTGTTAGGGAGAGATACGTCTGAAAAGAAACTCTAAAGTATGGAATGTAATCCTTTAATTTGATTAGCATTTGCAATTTTAATACACACACGcgcgtgcatgcacacacacacacacacacacacacacacacacacacacagagactgtTTTCAGACTGAAAACTGGAGGTACAAAAATATGGAGgtaaaatttgactttttactAAATTAACTGTAGTCGCCTTCGCTCAGAGTGTTGAACAGctataaactaaattaaaatacagtttatgaAAACTGTAGACCTTGAATTGATTATTCCCTTGTGGAAATTAAAGTTTAGCATATTCTTTTGAGCCTTAAAATCCTATTTTGACTGCACTTGGAATTAGTCTCTGAAGCATGCAGGTCCAAAATATTCCCAAATTAATTCCCAATAAATACTGAGGACATTGTTCCTTTTGGCTACATCAACTCAAGTGCTACTGACCTGAACCCTGTCAAATATGAAAGGTGATGACAGGAATATTCTCATTAAAACTGAGGGGACACTGTTGATTTAGTTTCAATGGTTTCAGAATGGTGAAGGAAGGTGATCAAAGGTAAAAGctgaatggaaaaaaataattgcaatcCATTAATGCATCAGAGATTAAATCTTTTATGgcattttaagcatttctaTTGGATAATGTTCCAGTCTGTTTCAATAGGCATCACAACACCTTGTAAACACACTGTAATTATATCTAAAATTGTGTGCTGAGTAGAAtctgcacaaataaacaaaattaaattgacAGTTATCACGACatgacatttttcttctttgatttatttcacaatattttttttctccaaaatatCTCCACCATTGCCCTTTTgtcaagttaattttattttgtttatttctattttttctttctttttttctgcctgTCGGTGGCTCTTATCAGGAAGAACTTTTAATTAAACAATCGATAAttgttaatattaaataaatattaactatTTATCTGTAAATATAATGACCTGGCAACGTCATCAGGTGAGAgaggtcatcatgtgacgtttTGATGACGTGCAGCTGTGACGCAGGACGCTGCAGAGAAACAGCGGGAACGTTCAGATGGTGAGTACTGATTGATCGATTATCACGTTTAATTTATAGTTTCAGCGTTTCACAGCGTCACCTTCAAATCGTGCATTATGCAACATAATACCGGTCCTGTCTGCTGGTTCTCCTGATAAATATTTAGGGCTCACAGTGACGCTAATCTGTGTTTAACTCCGTACTGTGCAGTGGTTGATGTTATGTACGCTGGAGAACTCTTGAATCATTTCGTGGTTGTTCAGTCAGCTGTGGATCTCTGTCAGCTGAATGAGTCTGTGCAAGTCTGATAGCAGCTTTGAGGACTTTGGTCATCCTGGAAGCATGTGTACATGCATTGACATTTTTGGTGTTGGCAGaactttaaatctgcacatGCTGTTTGTGTTCAGTCATTTTAATATTCAGTACTGATCTGTACCTCTGAGCTTTGTACTTCAGATTCCTtattcaagtaaaagtacaaataccataGGCCTACTGAAAAATTACTCcataaagtaaaagtcctgcatgcaAAACCTTACTTAAGctaaagtacaaaagcatcaaaatgtgtataatatataatatatataatatacgaaTATAAATCGTAAacgtacttgttatgcagaaagcCCCCACTCACATCGTGATATTGAATTAATATTatagatgcatttatgtaagcaacattttactttttcaagGTTGGGCAAATTTTGACTACTTAAtgtactgttatgtggttttatttataagatatacataataattttaaattgattatatgtttttcatgttaaatcttgacctgaaaagtaactaaagctggcagctaaatgtagtggagtaaacagTACAAAagttgcctctaaaatgtagtaaaatagaagtataaagttacataaaatggaaatactgaagtacCTTAAAGTTATACTTAAGGACATTACATgagtaaataaattaactatGTATTCACTGTATTTTGCACTGTACACTGTACAGCTGTACGCTAAAAGTAAGTCATGTTTGGATGATACATGCATCTTATGATATTCTTATTGTTTTCTAATTGATGTGTTTTCCATACTGttctcatactttttttttcatatttcaaagaGAATGACTCACTTTTTACCAGTGTCTCTTTAACTTGAAATCTATAGATCTGGTGCCGGGAGGTAAAGTGTTACATTTCCTCTGTAGATGCTGGGTCTTAAAATATTTTGGATGATACCATATTTGTTGTATTGCATCTTTTATGCCACAAGGGGGCAGAGTAGCAAACAGGATGTGCTGGTTTTGAGTTAAGTTAAAGAAATGTATGCTTTTTCTAATCCAAAATATTAACTTGGTAAGCTGTTAGCTTCTGATCAATCAAATATGTTGAAGTGGAGATGATTAAAGGttttacaacaataataattttcaacaCCAACACCAATAACAATACACGTACTCTTGCAAGAATTTAAAATACTGT
This is a stretch of genomic DNA from Centropristis striata isolate RG_2023a ecotype Rhode Island chromosome 4, C.striata_1.0, whole genome shotgun sequence. It encodes these proteins:
- the LOC131969719 gene encoding sialate O-acetylesterase-like, yielding MADIQTIPDRRTKLFVYVFCFFVISVILSVVFILFASIYDSDAKLRFASYYGDHMVLQKAPERAVLWGYGPESAQVTLYLSGQVDQKTSVTVTKGIWKITLDPVEAGGPYTVIAVTENDAAVLTDVLFGDVWLCGGQSNMWLKTSVIFNASEELKTAEKYPHVRTFMASLKKSETELNDLIHVELPWSVPPATLAEFSAVCWLFGRYLYDKLQYPIGLVESCWGGTPVEVWSSSRALQKCGLLEEDYSGTFNNPKENSVLWNSMIHPLLNMTIKGAIWYQGEANTYYHQDKYNCSFPAMIGDWRMAFHQGSGGETAPDFPFGFVQLSTNKINGSTDDGFPEIRWHQTADVGYVPNSLMPKTFMAVALDLPDEKSPYGTIHPRDKQDVAYRLTLGARAVAYNEDVSYQGPFPTQVMATQTDINITYDQKVSVTSSKDIFEICCEENHAPCGNFSWIPAPIMQWDATTVMVSTSLCPPTDELVALRYAWSDWPCDFKACPIYSDGGILPAPPFIVNITQDERQLKIVRRKGD